tgtttgattttgtgataATCTTCTCCTTCACCATCCACCACTCCTACCCTCTTCACGAACTCTTCTGGCATCGATATAATTCTCAGTTCTTGGATAGTATTAATGAATTCCGATTCATCTGGAATCATCTtcaatttactgcattctgcAATAAGTAGACTGGAGCGGTTGAGCATTGCTACTTTCTCCATCTCCACCCCATTAAATTCAACAACCTATGCAAAACAAGTTCCCTGAGTTGAGGAAATCCAGTTGCCTGACAAACCATCTCTCTGCCCACATATGGATTGCTCCACAAGCTAAGAACACTTAACATGGGAAGCTTCTCTAGTATTTCCATTGAGTCTTCCTCAATCCTTGTACCCACAAGCTGCAATTCTATCACATTTTGATATAGTTGAACTTCATAAGCTGGTCATTTGCTCACTCGACAATGTGTGATTCTCAAGTAATGTAGTGAGTGATACATCACCAACCTCCTGAAAAGAGTTGAGCCATCTTCCCGATTCGTATTGACATCCATGTCCATCTTGGGCAATTTAAGAAGATGACTGATATCATCAACCACATCACCAACCCAGATATCATCAACCATCTCCAATTCATTCAAcccttcaaatttcaatttttcgcCTCCAACCCTCTCATGATCATCTTTCATAAATAGATGCCTCAAGCGCTTCATTTTGTATATGCAATTAGgtaatctcattatatttttcacattcaaTGTCTGCAAACAAGGTAGCTTGCATATAGATGGTGGCAATTCTTTCACAATACTATTTTCGAGACTCAATAGCTTCAACAGCTTCCATTTTGCGATTCCTTTGGGCAATTTCCAATTCTCAAATTGATAACCTTTGAATACAAAAGATCTTATGTTCTTATTTTCCCCAATCCTTTGACTAAGATCGTTATCCACTCCCACCGCATGAATAGCCAATCTATTTGTTTTGCAAATGGAAGAGTCTCCTCCTCCCATCTCTCTATCCATAACCTCCAgaaatccttttcttttcccttttgaCAAACATAGATCTCTAATCATATCATGAAGCCGGCATGACTTAAACCTATTATACAGCGGCGGCTCATCTATTTCCACTTGAACCATACACCTATTTGCTAGCTCAAATAAATACCGTTCTGCCACATCTCTCAAACTTTCTCCCCTTCCCTTGTCTTCTGAAGAAATCATTCCTTCAGCCATCCAtagtaaatatagtttttctgTATCTATTTCTTGATCCTTTTTAAAACATGCCAAATACAAAAAACACGGTTTCGGGTTGTAAGGGAGCATATTGTAACTCAAATCTAGTATTTGATTAACTCATTTGTCAGTCTCCAAACCTCTCCCATGTTGAAGGTACGAATCAAGATTTCTACACACATTTTTCCATTCTATTGATGCCTTTTCATGACGAAGAGTTCCCCCAATAACTGAAATGGGTAATGGTAAATAACcacatttttttactattttcctTCCATATTCTTCCAATAACTTTATTTCAGTTGTAGGTAGCTCTGCATACATAACGAATTAATGTTAGTTATTTACGTTtgttaattcaatatattaaatttgtgcaattaaaacaaatcaaaataagaGAATTTCGCCCCAtacttaaaacaaataaaaagagaattgttgttatgtttgtattttcatgaaattgtCACTacttattcataataataatttttttgtcactaataatttttaaagatagTTTTTTCACACATATTGTCATCatgaaaactataaaaaaatattagacatattaaaataatctttttcgcctaatatatactattaatgatatttttagcATCATtactcctttttctttttgtcactAACTAGAGAAGAagattcaaaatcaataaaacaaaaacaaaaatatttacaaactaACCTTGTGAATAACTATTTGGGAGTGCTATCTTTTGAAGGAGCTCCCATCCTTCATCTTCACTCATGCATATAATTTACTACAACCTACACAAtctaagaatatttttgaataattgcatcaaaataattaacttaatgaTACGAAAACAGACAAAGCTCaagcaagaaaattgaaaaatagaatcaaCAACCCTAGTGAAACTATAGATTCATTAAGGACATTTCTAAACAACATCTTAATAAATAGCAACTATTATAcggaatataaaaattgtattaattcttaaagaaatagttattactaattatattttcaaaataatccaaagtttataatatgtttataatttttataactatcttttacaaaattaataaaaaataagatagatGTTGACCATCCACATAGACACGGGTGTATCTATAAAAGTAGGATACGTTCCCTATTACAAAAGGAAAtcgaaaataaaacataaattaaatcactTAATTTTGATTGGTTCAAAATTCCATGTAAAGTTCATAAAGTGAATACATcaaattgataagaaatatGTGTGCAGTATATTTGAGAAGACAAtgaaaatagttaataatgaataagaaaattgatattgaaaCTCCAACGATTAGTAGTGGGtagatgataaataattatatatatataaaaaaaaactcaataaaCTCATGAAGCCAGGCAAGAGGATTTCTCCtccaacaaaatcaaactaGCAAATGAATAATGGAACCATATGTTTACATGACAACTTAATGAGTTCTATTGTTAattaacttttgaattttcattgaatatTGATCCGCCTCGATCACGTTTGACCTTGATCAATGATCTCGACCTCNNNNNNNNNNTCCGATGCCTAAGTCAGATGCTGAGATCGAAGGTAAAATTCGGCGATCTAAAATATAAGTGCGGAGAAACAGGGTACCTTCTCTCAGTGAGAacttggagtatttatagacAATGGAGGATGGGAGCCACTTGCGGGATAGGTGTCAGCTCCATGCTCGCCCCTGCAGTGACTAAGCTGCTTCTTTAGTGGACACCTGTCCGATGAGTATTGCGGGTCGGATCTGGGTTCCCTGGGCCCGATTTGAGACGTCATCAAGCCACAATGCGTCACATGCGATCTCATGACCTCACCCTGCGACCTTGTTTATGTTCTTTATCCCCCTCGACCTGCA
The Sesamum indicum cultivar Zhongzhi No. 13 unplaced genomic scaffold, S_indicum_v1.0 scaffold00385, whole genome shotgun sequence genome window above contains:
- the LOC105180183 gene encoding putative disease resistance protein At1g59780; amino-acid sequence: MAEGMISSEDKGRGESLRDVAERYLFELANRCMVQVEIDEPPLYNRFKSCRLHDMIRDLCLSKGKRKGFLEVMDREMGGGDSSICKTNRLAIHAVGVDNDLSQRIGENKNIRSFVFKGYQFENWKLPKGIAKWKLLKLLSLENSIVKELPPSICKLPCLQTLNVKNIMRLPNCIYKMKRLRHLFMKDDHERVGGEKLKFEGLNELEMVDDIWVGDVVDDISHLLKLPKMDMDVNTNREDGSTLFRRLLVGTRIEEDSMEILEKLPMLSVLSLWSNPYVGREMVVEFNGVEMEKVAMLNRSSLLIAECSKLKMIPDESEFINTIQELRIISMPEEFVKR